The following coding sequences lie in one Miscanthus floridulus cultivar M001 chromosome 9, ASM1932011v1, whole genome shotgun sequence genomic window:
- the LOC136479775 gene encoding disease resistance protein RGA5-like — translation MAEMISSAAMGVLGSVINKLAAMLTDKYNLARDVKQGIRSLQDELRTMEALLLRLEDKDDNQIDPLAKDWRSKVRELSYDIEDCIDRFVLNHSHGDGGSMANFVHKAIQMVKTLFKDRGIAEEIRRLKRLVSEQSERGKRYYYINQYLLASSSRPVPLDPRAPALFQEARDLVGIDAPREEIISLLRCEDKEHKVVSIYGIGGQGKTTLAMEVYHKITEAAFDSRAFVSVSQTPDMKKLLRDILSQISKSHFDQSQMLETVVQLIRTLKDCLKDKRYFILIDDIWSVSAWELVRSALPVNDTGSRIITTTRIEAVAKSCCTGIAAQMYQAKPLSHEDSQRLFFKRLFLCGDDCHLDLRKVSDDILKKCCGLPLAIISIAGLLANRSKAVEVWVNVLRSIADAVDKDSPIDKMKRILLLSYFDLPHHLKSCLLYLSVFPEDSLIDCQQLILLWVAEALIPGQERESMEQLGRSYLNELINRSLVQPTKVGGDGATVKQCKVHDVILEFTVSKAVEDNFVTIWNGNGFSKNYSSNKIRRLSIQKYISSRAEEIAKTIKNGAQIRSINIFGSNSVLVTKHATEFLNSQVLRVLNIEVEYGKCSLGHVKSLGQLKYLRIHNYALVGKLPQDIEKLQHLETLDVRRQCLQKLPASIIQLQKLVRLHVYPSVRLPDGIRSLQALEELSTINLGIQSVKFIQGLGDLTNLKLLKIDWPCSTELRDMEDHKEACISMLSRLFSHLRELRVWQSDPDATCSFMASCVPTPPPLRKLVLNTRYLNCMGPQISSLVNLSRLSIRVHGEAGKEGINILASLPMLLSLSVGLFNDKDGDSGIVYPRNAINPQGFQRLLKFHFRCYWCDAALEFEPGAMPKLQRLKLELMARCQFKFGEGGLVLGLQKLAGLKHLAIDINCDAAVADEVEALENDIRDAAGVHPNSPMLQVRRLDKDIFSSMAQGCSRRPSDHPIPSHTS, via the exons ATGGCTGAAATGATCTCGAGCGCCGCCATGGGTGTGTTGGGCTCCGTCATCAACAAGCTGGCCGCCATGCTCACCGACAAGTACAACCTCGCCAGAGACGTCAAGCAAGGGATCCGGTCCCTGCAAGACGAGCTGCGCACCATGGAAGCCTTGCTGCTGAGGCTCGAAGACAAGGACGACAACCAGATCGATCCACTCGCCAAAGACTGGAGGAGCAAGGTGCGTGAGCTGTCCTACGATATTGAGGATTGCATCGACCGTTTTGTGCTCAATCACAGCCATGGAGATGGAGGTTCCATGGCCAACTTTGTGCACAAGGCCATTCAAATGGTGAAAACGTTGTTCAAGGACAGAGGAATAGCAGAGGAGATCCGACGACTCAAGAGGCTCGTGAGCGAGCAGAGCGAGCGGGGGAAACGCTACTACTACATCAATCAGTATCTCCTCGCCTCCTCATCTCGGCCAGTGCCGTTAGATCCTCGAGCACCTGCACTCTTTCAAGAGGCGAGGGATCTTGTTGGAATCGATGCTCCTCGTGAGGAGATCATCAGCTTATTGAGATGTGAagacaaggagcacaaggtggtgTCCATCTATGGGATAGGTGGGCAGGGGAAGACCACTCTCGCCATGGAGGTGTACCACAAAATCACTGAAGCTGCTTTTGATAGCCGGGCTTTTGTGTCTGTATCACAAACTCCAGATATGAAGAAACTTCTTAGAGATATATTGTCTCAAATAAGCAAGAGCCATTTTGACCAGTCACAGATGTTAGAGACAGTTGTGCAGCTCATCCGCACACTGAAAGATTGCTTAAAGGACAAGAG GTACTTCATCTTGATTGATGATATCTGGAGTGTATCAGCATGGGAGCTTGTACGATCTGCCTTACCTGTCAATGACACTGGAAGCAGAATTATTACTACAACACGCATTGAAGCAGTAGCCAAATCTTGTTGTACTGGTATTGCTGCACAAATGTATCAAGCAAAGCCCCTTAGTCATGAGGACTCCCAAAGATTATTCTTTAAGAGGCTATTTTTGTGCGGTGATGATTGCCACCTAGATTTGAGGAAAGTATCCGATGATATTTTAAAGAAATGTTGCGGCTTACCACTAGCCATAATCAGTATAGCTGGTTTATTAGCAAACAGAAGCAAAGCAGTGGAAGTCTGGGTCAATGTATTGAGGTCTATTGCTGATGCAGTTGACAAAGATTCTCCCATTGATAAGATGAAAAGAATTCTGCTGCTGAGTTACTTTGACCTTCCTCACCATCTAAAGAGTTGTTTGCTATATCTAAGTGTGTTTCCAGAGGATTCTTTGATTGATTGCCAACAGTTGATATTGTTATGGGTAGCCGAAGCACTGATTCCTGGACAGGAAAGGGAAAGTATGGAGCAGCTAGGGAGAAGTTACTTGAATGAGCTCATCAATAGAAGTTTGGTGCAGCCAACCAAGGTTGGGGGAGACGGCGCAACAGTGAAACAGTGCAAAGTTCATGATGTCATACTTGAGTTCACTGTATCAAAGGCCGTGGAGGACAACTTTGTTACTATATGGAATGGTAATGGTTTTTCTAAAAATTATTCTTCGAACAAGATTCGCCGTCTATCCATCCAAAAATATATTTCTTCCCGGGCAGAAGAGATTGCCAAGACAATAAAAAATGGAGCTCAGATCCGATCCATCAATATCTTTGGCTCAAATTCAGTTCTGGTTACTAAGCATGCCACAGAGTTCTTAAACAGCCAAGTCTTGCGAGTGCTGAATATTGAAGTTGAGTATGGTAAATGCTCTCTTGGACATGTCAAAAGTTTAGGTCAGTTGAAGTACTTGAGGATACACAATTATGCTTTGGTCGGCAAGCTtccacaagatatagaaaagctgCAACATCTGGAGACACTAGATGTGAGAAGGCAATGTCTTCAAAAGCTACCAGCAAGTATTATCCAGTTGCAGAAGCTAGTGCGTCTTCATGTCTATCCGTCGGTGCGCCTACCCGATGGAATCAGAAGTCTGCAGGCGTTGGAAGAGCTATCAACGATCAATTTGGGTATTCAATCTGTAAAGTTTATCCAAGGACTCGGTGATCTAACCAATCTGAAATTACTTAAAATTGATTGGCCATGCTCTACTGAATTACGTGATATGGAGGATCACAAGGAAGCATGTATCTCAATGCTCTCCAGGCTGTTCAGTCACCTGCGAGAACTACGTGTGTGGCAGAGTGATCCTGATGCCACATGTTCATTCATGGCTTCGTGTGTCCCTACTCCACCACCACTTCGAAAGCTTGTTCTTAATACACGTTACTTAAATTGCATGGGCCCTCAAATCAGCTCACTAGTCAACCTGTCTCGCCTCTCCATTCGTGTCCATGGTGAAGCAGGCAAGGAAGGAATAAATATCCTAGCAAGTTTACCCATGCTGCTCTCTCTTAGTGTTGGCTTATTCAATGACAAAGATGGAGATTCAGGCATCGTCTACCCAAGGAACGCAATCAACCCACAAGGATTTCAGCGTTTGCTCAAGTTTCATTTCCGTTGTTATTGGTGTGACGCGGCATTGGAGTTTGAGCCAGGAGCCATGCCAAAGCTCCAAAGGCTCAAGCTGGAACTGATGGCACGGTGCCAGTTCAAGTTTGGGGAAGGTGGCCTCGTCCTTGGGTTGCAGAAGCTGGCAGGGCTCAAACATCTGGCTATAGATATTAACTGCGACGCTGCTGTTGCTGACGAGGTGGAGGCTTTGGAGAATGACATCAGGGACGCAGCAGGCGTCCATCCCAATAGCCCCATGCTCCAGGTAAGAAGACTTGATAAAGATATATTTAGTTCCATGGCTCAGGGGTGCAGCAGGCGTCCATCTgaccatcccatcccatcccatacTAGCTAA